The following coding sequences lie in one Clostridiisalibacter paucivorans DSM 22131 genomic window:
- a CDS encoding Veg family protein — MEKNSLCRIKENVENYIGSKVRLKANKGRKKTTVREGILENAYPSIFIVKIDGGHDSVRRVSYSYSDILTETVEVTICNEDKRIQAS; from the coding sequence ATGGAAAAAAATAGTCTTTGTAGAATAAAAGAGAATGTAGAAAATTATATTGGGTCTAAAGTTAGACTTAAAGCAAACAAAGGAAGAAAAAAGACTACAGTTCGAGAAGGTATCCTTGAAAATGCCTATCCTTCCATATTTATAGTAAAAATAGACGGAGGGCATGACTCTGTAAGGAGGGTTTCCTACAGTTACTCTGACATATTAACAGAAACAGTAGAAGTTACAATTTGCAATGAAGACAAAAGAATACAGGCTAGTTAA
- a CDS encoding L,D-transpeptidase family protein has translation MKRKIIVLVLAIVFITVGCSDKPMEKPTDNETISGDHQKEDNNVEENTDNEEPEKAQEEEKVYIGQALDTLDRDGIVEVYEEKSMSSKVIHKLKDLDKVELTETLPYGWFKVLLDDGTEGYVDARYVRTKEVPPHEYDENVEGYALVFNHQDQKLKIYKDGQLEKEAIASSGLWDHFTPRGVFQIESDRRGKAFYTPRHEQGGKYWVGFKGVYLFHSIPTDEKGNFIDEEAEKLGQPASHGCIRLPVDVAKYIYDNVPEKSRVIIY, from the coding sequence ATGAAACGAAAGATAATCGTGCTAGTATTAGCAATAGTATTTATAACAGTTGGATGTAGCGATAAGCCAATGGAAAAACCAACAGATAATGAAACAATTTCTGGGGATCATCAAAAAGAAGATAATAATGTAGAAGAGAATACAGATAATGAGGAGCCCGAAAAAGCTCAAGAAGAAGAGAAGGTATATATTGGACAAGCACTAGATACTTTGGATAGAGATGGTATAGTAGAGGTATATGAAGAAAAATCAATGAGTAGTAAAGTAATCCATAAGTTGAAGGATTTAGATAAGGTAGAGCTTACAGAAACTCTTCCCTATGGATGGTTTAAGGTCCTTCTTGATGACGGCACAGAAGGCTATGTAGATGCTAGATATGTAAGAACTAAAGAAGTACCACCCCATGAATATGATGAAAATGTTGAGGGGTATGCACTAGTGTTCAATCATCAGGATCAAAAGTTAAAAATATATAAAGATGGTCAGCTTGAGAAAGAGGCCATAGCGTCCAGCGGACTGTGGGATCATTTTACCCCTAGAGGAGTATTTCAAATAGAGTCTGATAGAAGGGGAAAGGCGTTTTATACACCGAGACATGAACAAGGTGGTAAATATTGGGTAGGATTTAAGGGTGTATATCTTTTTCATTCTATACCCACAGATGAGAAGGGTAATTTTATAGATGAAGAGGCAGAGAAATTAGGTCAACCTGCCAGTCATGGTTGTATAAGACTACCTGTAGATGTGGCAAAATATATATATGATAATGTGCCAGAAAAATCCAGAGTAATTATATATTAA